From the Salinimicrobium tongyeongense genome, one window contains:
- the porT gene encoding type IX secretion/gliding motility protein PorT/SprT produces the protein MKKFLIAAFVLFAALPARAQLFGGEDVINNPNFDMQRFSWGYFLGFNTYDFDFDYKDYIEGAALGKDFHVDRTIGFNVGLIGNMRLSDHLDLRLEPGVSFNRINFQFTKADQSSFREINSTFVHIPLLLKFSTTRINNFKPFVVGGVSTSLNLSSNENNPEDNSDGQFRMTTNNFYYEIGFGIDLYLYYFKFTPSIRGVFAINDELIRDDNSGYNWTKNVEKMSSRAVFINFTFQ, from the coding sequence ATGAAGAAGTTTTTAATTGCGGCATTTGTATTATTCGCGGCTTTGCCGGCACGTGCCCAGCTTTTTGGCGGGGAAGATGTGATCAATAATCCAAATTTTGATATGCAGCGTTTTTCCTGGGGGTATTTTCTAGGGTTCAACACTTATGATTTTGATTTTGATTATAAGGACTATATTGAAGGAGCAGCCCTAGGGAAAGATTTCCATGTAGACCGCACCATAGGTTTTAACGTGGGTTTAATCGGGAATATGCGTCTTAGCGACCATCTCGACCTGCGCCTGGAACCCGGCGTCTCATTTAACAGGATCAACTTTCAATTCACAAAGGCCGATCAAAGTTCATTTAGAGAAATCAACTCCACCTTTGTACACATTCCTCTTTTGCTGAAGTTCTCCACCACCCGTATTAACAACTTTAAACCTTTTGTAGTAGGAGGCGTGTCTACTTCTCTAAACCTCTCCAGTAATGAGAATAACCCTGAAGACAACAGCGATGGGCAGTTTAGAATGACCACGAATAATTTCTACTATGAAATTGGCTTTGGAATTGATCTTTACCTCTACTACTTCAAATTCACCCCGTCTATAAGAGGTGTTTTTGCCATTAATGATGAATTGATTAGGGATGATAACAGCGGTTACAACTGGACAAAAAATGTAGAAAAAATGTCTTCGCGCGCTGTCTTTATCAACTTTACTTTCCAGTAG
- the tamL gene encoding translocation and assembly module lipoprotein TamL produces MKHLRAKISLILLTALFLSSCNAVKRVEDDQRLLKENTIYVDGEEISQRNIYNQLYQEPNKTFLGLPLQLYLYNLANPNPDTTYLNWLQKKPKRAESLADILSEKQVVRLGNIYVNINEWIKETGEPPAIVSEEKSERSAERLKAWYWNNGWFNAETDYEIIPTRKKRAKVNYYVTPKQPYFIDSVTTKIASVVADSIYEAHKRNSLIVPGLQYKTQDYGAERERLTQLYRNNGLYHFEQEYISFEADTINTEHKVSTTLIIQNREATVDGVETRIPYKVHKISDVNIFPDYRYENRTEPITDTASNEGYKIYSFDKLQYKPGALTNAIFISPGSIYSDADRTLTYNRLNQLRIFKYPNIQYMQDPTDTTGTALIANVFLTPRQKYSLGFEFDLSQSNIQKFGIGFGGSLLIRNVFRGAEILEISGRGSIGSSKDAANDSDRFFDITEIGMDVDLTLPRILFPVSTEKFIPKYMYPFTTLGAGASTQTNIGLDKQSFTAVMNYRWLPNDKLTHLLDLVNIQYVRNLNVDNYFNVYRNSYLEINEIATSENVSAAEEFFTTNEQGERFLQIPEGADGFLRASRRGQVEGLTGSQSEILNDLRERKNRLTEDNLIYATNFSYILNKKENIYDEDFSRLRVKLEAAGNFLSAVSKLTGIKKDDSDRYSIFGVNFSQYAKTEIDYIKHWDLGRDNVIAIRTFGGIAIPYGNSNSIPFIRSFFAGGPNDNRAWQPYSLGPGSSGGRNEFNEANMKLALSAEYRFNLFGDLNAAVFADAGNIWNVFDVVEEEASTFTGFSDLQELALGTGVGFRYDFDFFVLRFDIGFKTYNPALEPEDRWFSGYKLSQAVYNVGINYPF; encoded by the coding sequence TTGAAACATTTACGGGCAAAAATATCATTAATTCTTTTAACTGCTTTATTTCTTTCTTCCTGTAACGCTGTAAAAAGAGTTGAAGATGATCAAAGGCTGCTTAAGGAAAATACCATTTATGTAGATGGCGAGGAGATTTCTCAAAGGAATATCTACAACCAGCTTTACCAGGAGCCAAATAAGACATTTTTGGGGCTTCCGCTACAGCTCTACCTTTATAACCTTGCAAATCCCAATCCTGACACCACTTACCTGAACTGGCTTCAGAAAAAACCCAAACGGGCTGAAAGCTTAGCTGATATTCTTTCTGAAAAACAGGTAGTAAGACTGGGGAACATCTACGTCAATATCAACGAATGGATCAAAGAAACCGGTGAACCCCCGGCAATTGTAAGTGAAGAAAAAAGCGAACGATCTGCCGAACGGCTGAAGGCCTGGTACTGGAACAATGGCTGGTTTAATGCAGAGACCGACTACGAGATCATACCCACCAGAAAAAAAAGAGCTAAAGTTAATTATTATGTTACGCCAAAACAGCCGTATTTTATAGATTCCGTAACTACAAAAATAGCTTCGGTGGTGGCCGATTCCATTTATGAAGCCCATAAAAGAAATTCCTTGATCGTACCCGGGCTTCAATACAAAACCCAGGATTATGGAGCCGAGAGAGAACGCCTCACCCAGCTCTACCGCAATAACGGCCTGTATCATTTTGAACAGGAATATATAAGTTTTGAGGCCGATACCATAAATACCGAACATAAAGTAAGCACCACGCTTATTATTCAAAACCGGGAAGCCACGGTAGACGGGGTGGAAACACGCATCCCTTACAAAGTGCACAAGATAAGTGACGTAAACATCTTTCCCGATTACCGTTACGAAAATCGCACTGAACCCATCACAGATACTGCCTCTAACGAAGGTTATAAAATTTACAGTTTTGATAAACTGCAGTACAAACCCGGCGCCCTTACCAACGCGATCTTTATTAGTCCCGGCTCCATATATTCGGATGCCGACAGAACCCTCACGTATAACCGCCTCAACCAGTTAAGGATCTTTAAGTACCCCAACATCCAGTACATGCAAGATCCAACAGATACAACGGGCACGGCGCTTATTGCCAATGTTTTTCTCACCCCGCGCCAAAAATATTCGCTCGGGTTCGAATTCGACCTTTCCCAAAGTAATATTCAGAAGTTCGGAATTGGTTTTGGCGGTTCGCTGTTAATCAGGAATGTTTTTAGAGGGGCCGAAATTCTTGAAATCTCGGGTCGTGGAAGCATTGGTTCATCAAAAGACGCCGCAAATGATTCAGACAGGTTCTTTGACATCACCGAAATTGGAATGGATGTAGACCTCACCTTGCCCCGTATCCTGTTCCCTGTTTCAACCGAAAAATTCATCCCTAAGTACATGTACCCTTTTACCACCCTGGGTGCCGGTGCCAGCACGCAAACAAACATTGGTCTTGACAAGCAGAGTTTTACTGCTGTGATGAATTACAGGTGGCTACCCAATGATAAACTTACCCATCTCCTGGACCTGGTAAATATTCAGTACGTGCGCAATCTAAATGTAGATAACTACTTTAATGTTTACCGCAATTCCTATCTCGAGATTAATGAAATAGCCACATCAGAAAATGTAAGTGCTGCTGAAGAATTTTTCACCACGAACGAGCAGGGGGAGCGATTTCTTCAAATTCCTGAAGGTGCCGACGGGTTTCTTAGGGCATCACGCCGTGGCCAGGTGGAAGGTTTAACCGGAAGCCAGTCTGAGATCCTCAACGATCTAAGGGAACGAAAGAACAGGCTTACTGAAGACAACCTCATTTATGCCACCAATTTTTCTTACATCCTCAATAAAAAAGAGAATATCTACGATGAAGATTTCTCAAGGTTACGGGTAAAATTAGAAGCAGCAGGAAATTTTTTATCGGCTGTTTCCAAGCTCACCGGGATAAAAAAAGACGACAGCGACCGGTACAGTATTTTTGGCGTAAACTTTTCCCAGTACGCAAAAACGGAGATCGACTACATAAAACACTGGGATCTTGGCCGTGATAACGTAATTGCCATTAGAACTTTTGGCGGGATCGCCATTCCCTACGGAAACTCCAACAGCATTCCTTTCATTAGATCCTTTTTTGCCGGCGGCCCTAATGACAATCGTGCATGGCAGCCATATTCACTGGGCCCCGGAAGCAGTGGCGGCCGAAATGAGTTCAATGAGGCCAACATGAAATTAGCACTGAGTGCCGAGTACAGATTTAACCTTTTTGGAGACCTCAACGCAGCTGTTTTTGCAGATGCCGGGAATATCTGGAATGTTTTTGATGTTGTAGAAGAAGAGGCTTCAACCTTTACAGGCTTTTCTGACCTGCAGGAACTCGCCCTGGGAACAGGCGTGGGTTTCCGCTATGACTTTGACTTTTTTGTACTGCGGTTCGACATAGGTTTTAAGACCTATAACCCTGCCCTTGAACCCGAAGACAGGTGGTTTAGCGGATACAAACTTTCACAAGCCGTGTATAATGTAGGAATCAATTATCCTTTTTAA
- the fbaA gene encoding class II fructose-bisphosphate aldolase — translation MSNNIKPGVATGQEVQEIFKYAKKKNFALPAVNVIGSSTINAVLETAAELNSPVIIQFSNGGAQFNAGKGLSNKDEKAAIAGAVAGAKHVHELAEAYGATVILHTDHCAKKLTGWVDGMLDASEKHFEQFGKPLFSSHMLDLSEESLEENIETCKKYLERMSKMGMTLEIELGVTGGEEDGVDNTNIDSSKLYTQPEEVAYAYEELSKVSNQFTIAAAFGNVHGVYKPGNVKLTPVILKNSQDFISEKYGVEKNSIDFVFHGGSGSTVEEIREAIGYGVIKMNIDTDLQYAYLEGIRDYMSEKADYLKAQIGNPEGADSPNKKHYDPRKWVREGELTFKKRLKKAFEDLNNINTL, via the coding sequence ATGAGTAATAATATCAAACCCGGGGTTGCCACTGGACAAGAGGTGCAGGAAATCTTCAAATACGCAAAGAAAAAGAATTTCGCCCTTCCCGCTGTCAACGTCATTGGTTCAAGTACCATTAATGCTGTACTTGAAACAGCAGCCGAACTTAATTCCCCCGTCATCATACAGTTCTCCAATGGAGGAGCACAATTCAATGCCGGTAAAGGTCTTTCCAATAAAGATGAGAAAGCCGCTATAGCAGGAGCTGTTGCCGGTGCAAAACACGTACACGAACTGGCAGAAGCTTATGGAGCTACTGTTATCCTTCACACAGACCACTGTGCGAAAAAACTTACCGGATGGGTAGATGGCATGCTTGATGCCAGCGAAAAACATTTTGAGCAGTTTGGAAAACCTTTGTTCAGCTCTCACATGCTCGATCTTAGCGAAGAATCTCTGGAAGAAAATATCGAGACCTGTAAAAAATACCTTGAGCGCATGAGCAAGATGGGTATGACCCTCGAAATCGAACTTGGGGTTACAGGAGGTGAAGAAGATGGGGTTGACAATACCAACATCGACTCTTCAAAACTTTACACCCAGCCAGAAGAAGTGGCATATGCTTATGAAGAGTTGAGCAAAGTGAGCAACCAGTTCACTATCGCTGCAGCTTTCGGAAATGTTCACGGCGTTTATAAACCCGGAAATGTGAAATTGACTCCGGTGATCCTTAAAAATTCCCAGGATTTTATTTCTGAAAAATACGGTGTTGAAAAGAACAGCATAGACTTCGTTTTCCACGGCGGAAGTGGCTCTACAGTTGAAGAAATAAGAGAAGCAATTGGCTACGGCGTTATCAAAATGAACATTGATACAGACCTTCAATATGCTTACCTTGAAGGCATTCGTGACTACATGAGCGAAAAGGCCGATTACCTGAAAGCACAAATTGGCAATCCTGAAGGTGCCGATTCTCCAAATAAAAAACATTACGATCCAAGAAAGTGGGTTCGTGAAGGAGAATTGACCTTTAAGAAGCGCCTAAAAAAGGCTTTTGAAGACCTGAATAATATTAACACCCTGTAA
- the ubiE gene encoding bifunctional demethylmenaquinone methyltransferase/2-methoxy-6-polyprenyl-1,4-benzoquinol methylase UbiE: MSKKVTPYKDSSLNKKKQVEQMFDTISTNYDGLNRVISFGIDVKWRKRVIKIISETNPDSVLDIATGTGDLAISLAKTGAKEIVGLDLSEGMLAVGRKKIEEEKLTGRIKMIQGDSEALPFDDNSFDAISVAFGVRNFENLEKGLSEILRVLKPGGIFVILETSVPTKFPFKQGYHFYTKNLLPLIGKLFSKDKVAYSYLSESAAAFPYGEKLNNILKEIGFIEVQHKPQTMGVATIYSASK, translated from the coding sequence ATGAGCAAGAAGGTTACACCATACAAAGATTCCAGTTTAAACAAGAAGAAACAGGTAGAACAAATGTTTGATACCATCTCTACCAACTATGACGGGTTAAACCGGGTTATTTCTTTTGGAATTGATGTAAAATGGCGTAAAAGAGTAATAAAAATTATTTCTGAAACCAATCCTGATTCTGTTCTTGATATTGCCACCGGAACTGGCGACCTGGCGATAAGCCTGGCAAAAACCGGGGCAAAAGAGATTGTTGGGCTCGATCTTTCTGAAGGAATGCTGGCTGTAGGTAGAAAAAAGATCGAAGAAGAGAAACTCACCGGTCGCATAAAGATGATACAGGGAGATTCTGAAGCTTTACCTTTTGACGACAATAGTTTTGATGCTATTTCAGTTGCCTTTGGAGTGCGAAATTTTGAAAATCTTGAAAAAGGGCTTTCTGAAATATTACGGGTTTTAAAACCGGGCGGGATTTTTGTCATTTTAGAGACCTCTGTCCCTACAAAATTTCCTTTTAAACAGGGATATCATTTCTATACAAAAAACCTGCTCCCCTTAATTGGCAAGCTCTTTTCTAAAGATAAGGTGGCGTATAGTTACCTGAGTGAAAGTGCCGCTGCTTTCCCTTACGGAGAAAAACTGAACAATATTTTAAAAGAAATCGGGTTTATAGAGGTACAACACAAGCCTCAAACCATGGGAGTGGCGACTATTTATTCGGCATCAAAATAA
- the accD gene encoding acetyl-CoA carboxylase, carboxyltransferase subunit beta, with product MAWFRRTQKGIQTATEDKKDVPKGLWYKSPTGKIVDAEQLEKNFYVSPEDGYHVRIGSNEYFKILFDDNKFTELDKNLSSRDPLDFEDTKKYTDRLEDAQKKTGLKDAVRTAVGKSKGKELVVACMDFAFIGGSMGSVVGEKISRAADYALEHKIPLMVISKSGGARMMEAAYSLMQLAKTSAKLAQLADARIPYISLCTDPTTGGTTASFAMLGDINIAEPGALIGFAGPRVVKDTTGKDLPDDFQTSEFLLEHGFLDFITKRSELKNKVNQYIDLILNRPVRA from the coding sequence ATGGCTTGGTTTAGAAGAACACAAAAGGGAATACAAACTGCCACCGAAGACAAGAAGGATGTGCCGAAAGGTTTGTGGTATAAATCCCCCACCGGAAAGATCGTAGATGCAGAACAGCTGGAGAAAAATTTTTATGTGAGCCCCGAAGACGGGTACCATGTGAGAATTGGAAGTAACGAATACTTCAAGATTCTTTTTGACGACAACAAGTTCACCGAACTCGACAAAAATCTTTCATCCCGTGATCCGCTGGACTTCGAGGATACTAAGAAATACACCGATCGCCTGGAGGATGCCCAGAAAAAGACAGGTTTAAAAGACGCTGTTCGCACTGCTGTGGGAAAATCAAAAGGCAAAGAGCTGGTTGTGGCCTGTATGGATTTTGCCTTTATTGGAGGCTCTATGGGTTCTGTAGTTGGAGAAAAAATCTCCCGGGCTGCAGATTATGCCCTTGAACACAAAATTCCGCTTATGGTGATCTCCAAATCTGGAGGCGCCAGGATGATGGAAGCAGCTTATTCTTTGATGCAGCTGGCAAAAACTTCAGCAAAACTGGCACAACTGGCCGATGCCAGAATTCCTTACATCTCCCTTTGTACAGATCCCACCACGGGTGGTACCACGGCATCATTTGCCATGCTGGGAGACATTAATATTGCCGAACCCGGTGCCCTAATAGGTTTTGCCGGCCCCCGGGTGGTAAAAGACACTACGGGTAAAGACCTGCCCGATGATTTCCAGACTTCCGAATTTCTTTTGGAACACGGCTTTTTAGATTTCATCACTAAAAGATCTGAGTTAAAAAATAAGGTTAACCAGTACATAGACCTCATTTTGAACAGGCCGGTAAGGGCTTAA
- a CDS encoding TrkH family potassium uptake protein: MPRLNKPIISHIMGVLMVCNGGFMLTAAGVSFYYQDGASFGILQAALITMGVGGLAMALTRGHTKEVKKKDGYLIVTFGWIFMALSGTLPYVLTGGIPSFTNAFFETMSGYTTTGASILNDIESVPKGLLFWRSLTHWIGGMGIIVLAIAILPLLGIGGMQLFAAEAPGPSADKLKPRITDTAKRLWFIYVGLTFAETILLYLAGMGLFDAVNHSLSTLSTGGFSTKNASVAYWNDNPLVQYIISLFMFLAGTNFVISYFGFKGNFRKVFKDEEFKWYSYFIVGFTVIAALIVFFKADPFISSIDHPMILGEFESAFRHSLFQVLAIVTTTGFVTADYTLWTTFLTVFFFGLFFLGGSAGSTAGGVKVMRHVIMIRNGLIEFKRTLHPNAVLPVHYNGKSISKKIVFNILGFFILYMLSFIIGALVLASMGLDFETAIGGAASALGNIGPAFGDLGPVNNFDSLPPQGKWWCSFLMLIGRLELFTVLILLTPFFWRNR; encoded by the coding sequence ATGCCTAGACTTAACAAGCCTATAATTAGTCATATCATGGGCGTGCTCATGGTGTGCAATGGAGGGTTTATGCTCACTGCCGCCGGGGTTAGTTTTTATTACCAGGATGGCGCGAGCTTCGGGATCTTACAGGCTGCCTTGATCACTATGGGCGTGGGAGGCCTGGCAATGGCTCTTACCCGTGGCCACACCAAGGAAGTTAAAAAAAAGGACGGGTACCTTATTGTTACCTTCGGATGGATTTTCATGGCTTTGAGCGGGACCCTGCCTTATGTGCTCACCGGCGGAATACCGTCTTTCACAAATGCCTTTTTTGAAACCATGTCGGGCTACACCACTACAGGAGCCTCCATTTTAAATGACATTGAATCTGTTCCAAAAGGGCTGCTCTTCTGGCGCAGCTTAACCCACTGGATTGGCGGGATGGGAATCATCGTGCTGGCAATTGCCATTCTTCCCCTCCTGGGAATTGGAGGGATGCAGTTGTTTGCTGCTGAAGCCCCCGGGCCCAGCGCCGATAAACTGAAACCTAGAATTACCGATACCGCCAAAAGGCTCTGGTTTATTTACGTAGGACTCACTTTTGCTGAAACCATCCTGTTATACCTCGCCGGAATGGGACTTTTTGATGCCGTGAACCACTCGCTAAGCACCCTTTCTACCGGCGGATTTTCTACCAAAAACGCCAGCGTCGCCTACTGGAATGACAATCCATTGGTGCAGTACATTATTTCTCTGTTCATGTTCCTCGCGGGGACCAATTTTGTGATAAGCTACTTTGGGTTTAAAGGGAATTTCAGGAAAGTTTTTAAAGATGAAGAATTTAAATGGTATTCCTACTTTATTGTCGGTTTTACTGTCATTGCGGCTTTAATCGTTTTTTTTAAAGCTGATCCTTTTATTTCTTCTATAGACCATCCCATGATTTTGGGAGAATTTGAAAGTGCTTTTAGGCATTCTCTGTTCCAGGTGCTGGCAATTGTAACTACCACAGGTTTTGTTACGGCCGATTATACTTTGTGGACCACCTTTCTCACTGTCTTTTTCTTCGGATTGTTCTTTCTCGGAGGGTCGGCAGGCTCTACAGCCGGTGGGGTAAAGGTCATGCGGCACGTGATCATGATTAGAAATGGCCTTATTGAATTTAAAAGGACCCTGCATCCCAACGCTGTGCTCCCAGTACACTACAATGGAAAAAGTATTAGTAAGAAGATTGTTTTCAATATCCTGGGCTTCTTCATACTCTATATGCTGTCTTTCATAATTGGAGCTTTGGTGCTGGCTTCCATGGGGCTTGACTTTGAGACTGCAATTGGAGGTGCGGCATCTGCGCTTGGGAATATAGGCCCTGCTTTTGGAGATCTTGGCCCCGTGAACAATTTTGATTCCTTGCCGCCCCAGGGCAAATGGTGGTGTTCTTTTCTTATGCTGATAGGAAGGCTGGAATTATTTACCGTGCTCATACTTTTAACCCCATTCTTCTGGAGAAACCGATAA
- a CDS encoding TrmH family RNA methyltransferase — MFSKSQIKLIKSLSQKKYRTRHGLFVIEGKKGIFELLSSPLELHSLFTAEDIFDAAEGKTQLISEAELKKVSNQQSPQTALAIFHIPEVLQPKAEGLQVVLDDVQDPGNLGTIIRLCDWFGVQDLICSPGTVDCYNPKVVQATMGSIARVKVHYLELTEFLRNLPEERPVYGTFLEGENVYGQSVSPEGVVVLGNEGNGISAKVEALITHKLNIPQFGKGMTESLNVATAAAIFLSEFNRRKPTGK, encoded by the coding sequence ATGTTTAGCAAAAGCCAAATTAAACTTATAAAAAGCCTGTCACAAAAAAAGTACAGGACGAGGCACGGGCTGTTTGTCATAGAGGGCAAAAAGGGCATTTTTGAACTGCTTTCTTCTCCTTTAGAACTTCATTCGTTATTTACTGCTGAAGATATTTTTGATGCTGCGGAAGGGAAAACGCAGCTCATTTCTGAAGCCGAGCTCAAAAAAGTAAGTAATCAGCAAAGTCCACAAACGGCATTGGCGATCTTTCATATTCCCGAAGTATTGCAACCTAAAGCTGAAGGTTTACAGGTGGTGCTGGATGATGTTCAGGACCCGGGGAATTTGGGAACTATTATCCGGTTGTGCGACTGGTTTGGGGTTCAGGATCTTATTTGTTCGCCGGGCACGGTAGATTGCTACAACCCAAAGGTGGTGCAGGCAACCATGGGTTCTATAGCAAGGGTAAAGGTACATTACCTTGAACTAACCGAATTTCTGCGAAATCTCCCAGAAGAAAGACCGGTCTACGGCACATTTTTGGAAGGAGAGAATGTTTACGGCCAGTCAGTTTCTCCTGAAGGGGTAGTGGTGCTGGGGAACGAAGGCAATGGGATCTCGGCTAAAGTAGAGGCTCTCATTACTCACAAGCTGAATATTCCGCAATTTGGGAAAGGCATGACCGAAAGCCTGAATGTAGCGACAGCCGCTGCCATTTTCTTAAGCGAGTTTAACAGGAGAAAACCTACTGGAAAGTAA
- the trkA gene encoding Trk system potassium transporter TrkA: MKIIIAGAGEVGFHLSKLLSYESQDITLIDVNRENLIYADAHLDIRTLRGDATSIAVLKDAQVKDVDLLIGVTSSETTNITVCVLAKQLGAKRTIARIANTEFLEGKDEIGFTQFGIDELISPEALAAREIELLLNQSAFNDSYEFEDGALTMVGLTLSESAAFVGKSVKETAKIFPGIHFMPIALRRKDTVETHIPRGNTTFREGDQVYFVTTRGGVSDLYKLTGKKRQNMKNVMILGGSKIGRKASMDLCKKKMNVKLIESDKNTAFDLADELPKALIIHGDGRNVELLEEESIQDMDAFIAVTGNSETNIMTCLVAKSKNVKRTIALVENMDYFQLSHSIGIDTLINKKLLAASNIFRYIRKGEVVAMTRLSNMDAELLEFIVKPTSRVSNKKIIDLDFPRSAIIGGVIRDGIGVIALGNFRILPGDRIVICCLPHAIHKVEKLFL; encoded by the coding sequence ATGAAAATAATCATTGCCGGTGCCGGTGAGGTAGGATTCCATTTATCCAAGCTTTTGTCGTATGAATCACAAGACATCACGCTTATTGATGTTAATCGTGAGAATCTTATCTATGCCGATGCGCACCTTGATATACGTACTTTACGCGGAGATGCTACCTCAATTGCGGTCCTTAAAGATGCGCAGGTAAAGGATGTTGACCTTTTAATTGGGGTAACCAGCAGTGAAACCACGAATATTACGGTTTGTGTTTTGGCGAAACAACTGGGTGCAAAGCGCACCATTGCCAGGATTGCAAATACCGAATTTTTAGAGGGAAAAGATGAGATAGGTTTCACCCAGTTTGGGATCGATGAACTCATTTCTCCTGAAGCCCTTGCTGCGCGGGAGATTGAACTACTGCTGAATCAGTCGGCTTTTAACGACAGTTACGAGTTCGAAGACGGTGCCCTTACCATGGTGGGTTTAACACTCTCAGAATCGGCGGCTTTTGTAGGGAAATCGGTTAAGGAAACTGCCAAGATCTTTCCGGGAATTCATTTTATGCCCATTGCCTTACGCCGAAAAGATACCGTAGAAACTCATATCCCGCGGGGAAATACCACTTTCAGGGAAGGTGACCAGGTGTATTTTGTAACCACACGCGGCGGGGTAAGTGACCTATATAAGCTAACCGGAAAGAAACGCCAGAACATGAAGAACGTCATGATCCTGGGTGGGTCCAAGATTGGGCGCAAGGCTTCAATGGATCTTTGTAAAAAGAAAATGAACGTAAAGCTCATTGAGAGCGATAAGAATACCGCATTCGATCTTGCCGATGAACTGCCAAAAGCTTTAATTATTCACGGCGATGGCCGTAATGTAGAATTGCTGGAGGAAGAAAGTATTCAGGATATGGATGCCTTTATTGCGGTAACGGGAAATTCTGAAACCAATATTATGACCTGCCTGGTGGCTAAATCCAAAAATGTGAAGCGAACCATCGCCCTGGTTGAGAATATGGATTATTTTCAGCTAAGCCATTCAATAGGCATAGACACGCTTATCAATAAAAAGCTGTTGGCGGCAAGTAATATTTTTAGATATATCAGGAAAGGGGAAGTAGTCGCCATGACCCGGCTAAGCAATATGGATGCCGAGCTGCTGGAATTCATCGTAAAACCCACATCAAGAGTGTCAAATAAGAAGATCATAGATCTCGATTTTCCAAGATCGGCCATTATTGGCGGGGTTATAAGAGACGGAATTGGAGTGATTGCCCTGGGTAACTTCCGGATTCTTCCAGGCGACCGTATTGTTATTTGCTGCTTGCCGCACGCCATTCACAAAGTAGAAAAATTGTTTCTCTAA
- the rpsO gene encoding 30S ribosomal protein S15 encodes MYLTKEAKEELFAKHGKGKNDTGSAEGQIALFTHRIEHLSQHLKNNRQDFNTERSLVKLVGKRRSLLDYLMKKDILRYRAIVKELGLRK; translated from the coding sequence ATGTATTTAACTAAAGAAGCAAAAGAAGAACTTTTTGCAAAACACGGCAAAGGAAAGAACGACACAGGTTCTGCCGAAGGGCAAATCGCCTTATTCACTCATCGTATTGAACACTTAAGTCAGCACTTAAAGAACAATCGTCAGGATTTTAATACAGAGCGGTCACTTGTTAAATTAGTAGGTAAAAGAAGAAGCCTGCTTGACTATTTAATGAAGAAAGATATCTTGAGGTATCGTGCGATCGTTAAAGAATTAGGATTAAGAAAATAA